The Apium graveolens cultivar Ventura chromosome 10, ASM990537v1, whole genome shotgun sequence nucleotide sequence TAGTTATTGGATTTTGACAAAGGCTTACGGCCTCATGATCCTCAATTCTTGCAGGTGAAGATGCAAGAAAATTAGATTATGCAAATGGAAGAATTCCTGGATAGTTCAGCTGGTATGAGAGGAGTTTCTAAGATCTTTCCTCCAGATGCTAGGATTAATGGAGGAGATGGAGTTATGAAGATTCACTATATGATTCTAGGAGATGAGCTTGGGGAAGATGTGAGGTAGTTCCATTGTTAAATATTTCTATTCATTCTCTTATGTGAAGGTTAATGTCTATTCATTATCTTCTGTGAAGTTTAATGTCTATAAAAAATAGTTGGATTTAGGTCATGTTCATGGTATATTTCTCATGTTTTTTTAAGTATTTATCTCTCTGTACTCACGTTTAGTAGCAATGACTTCAGTTTACAGTCTATTTATTGCCTGCGTGGTTTGTTTCATTTTTAACTTCTACATGCCTAACAATATATATCTATTAACAATTAAATCTCAAAAAATTTAATAACCTAAACCAAAAATGTCAAACTAATTATTTAAGTAATTGTATATACCTATTCAGACATATCAAATTTTATTGTTTGAATTATGACACGTGTTTTATAAGTTTAATTAATTTCGTGAATGTGATGATTGATTTTTCGTAATATTTAAAAAGTGAATACTACTATGTGTTTTTGATAAGAAATATGCATATGTTCCGGAATATGGTTACTAAGATAATGGTGACCCGAGCCTTGcataattacataattttaataaatagatttatttttaagaaaatagTAACTAATTAGATTTTGCATATTAATGATTAAACTTCCAAATATACTGAATTGTAAAACaactaaattaaatttaaaaagttataagtataataataataataataataataataataataataataataataataataacaataataataataataataataataataataataaacaacaAAAATGATTCTACAATTATATTTGCGAACAAAATagtaaaataaattattttttatatattttttttgataATAAGCTTACCATAAACATTATAATAAGttttaatgatatttaattagtAAGATGTATTAACTTTCACggatattattattataaattatgaaattatcCAAATATTTACAATTTTTCTCTTATTTAATTAAATGTGGAAAGCGctttatttttatttgttattaTTTTTTTCAATATAAACGAGTCGAGGTGTCGCCGTGAGGCGCCACTGAGAAACCATTTCCTAATATAATACAATATGATGCAGATAATTGAGAACAATTAAGATTAAATTATTTAGTATATTTATATTTagatttttaattaaaatatttcaacattaaaaaattatcatatatgattttcaaaatttccCTATTCTGTGTATAAGTAAGTCGATCAATTGTCGTGAGACGAAACCGATAAACTTTTTATGACATATAATAACTTATTGATTTCTCATAATTAAAAAAAAGTAACTCATACTCAAATGACCACCATGTagctaataattaaataaaaagtAACTTATTGATTGTCACTATATAGCTAACGTTCCCAATTTAGTACAAACTTTTACAAGACTACTTTAGGCTATTAGATAGGCCATAAAAAAACTTTGAAAAATGTGACAAtttttttattctattttttgTCCATCTATAGGGCAGGTGTGAAAGTTGAACAAGGTCAAACCAAAAAACTGGCCACCTCTTATAAACTGCAATATATTGCAAAAATATTCCACATATATACGCTTTACCTTAGTCTTTTTTTCTCCAATATATGTACATACAATTTATGCATAATCTTAAATCTTAAATATTTTTAATGAATTTGTCATTGTTGTAAAATGCTATGTTGAATTAACGCTCTTAAGTACCCCCTCTGTCTTTTACGTGCATGTCTTTTTTGGcttttttgtttttaatttataAGTGCATACCAATGATATATGGATAtatcatttttttttaatttttgtggaTATAAATTTGTCATTTATAATTTTATTCCGAAAATAAGTTCAAAAATATTATATGGAAGTATTTTTTTAAGGATCGTGAACATGTAAAATATGACTAAAATGATGTGAATTTAGTAAAGAAAAGGGGTAGCAGATGTTATAATATGAAACTACTAGACTCGGCCTAAGCAAAATGAGACGAAATGTGAAGAATAGTAGGGCTTCAAatattttcattatttttaaCTTGAATCTCCATCATTCTACTATGCatgtttaccaagattatcaaGATAACCAACTCAAATTGTAAATCCTCTAACACTATTGGTTAAGGTCGATCCCCAAGGATGATGTGTTTGGGGTGCCCTCTTATAATTTACAAAGATAGTGCTCACAGCTACtcaaattttcttaatttttacATTTTCTTTAATGTTTTTTAACACTTGAAATTAATTGGTTAGAAATTTCTTAGCCATTTTTTTACTTTGGCATTTAGAACAATGTTCAGAGGTTCAGTTAAGTATTGTATTTGTTATTGAATCTTTTACTTAAATTCTGAAACTCCATTTATTGATTAGTTTATTAAACAGTGTTATTATCAAAGGATTTTATTATCAAACATAAATGGTCTTAACAAGTTCTTGCAAGTTTTACAATGTAGTGTTGCATGATATACACTAGCTTAACAGTTGACTGCTATTGAGAGTCGGCCTGAATGAATTTGGGTAGTTATAAATTGGTCAGATCATATTTTATTGAGAGCGTCTTTAAATGCTCTAAAAGAATTTTAGATATGTTATTTCATGTTTGGTCGTACAAGGCGCCGTCGAGtaatatatattacataattAAGTTGAGAAAACTTACAAATTTgtgaaaattatatttttcacAAACTTACaaaattgtgaaaattatatTTTCCCTTTACCAACACACACATGTTCTTTTGCATCACTGGACATCTTATTCACTATCAGACATTTACAAAATGACCACTGACCATTACACTCTGCATAGTAAAGAGATTATATCAAATTATTATGATTCATTCAGATGCAACATTTTTGCGAGTACCAATACCTATTATGCAAAATAAATGAGGCAGAGATGCAACATTTTTGCGAGTACCTATACCTATTATGTAAAATAAATGAGGTATTGTATATGTTATACTATACCACTGAACAAAGTTTTCCGATTGTTACCGAGGCATCTTCTTATGATCAATAAGAACACATGTAATCATTAAAAATTTAAAGTACATATTTTGTTTAACGCTCAAGATTTTTTTGGAGTACAAAATCCTTACATTAATATTCAAGTGTTTTCCAGGTAATTCTTTGCATATAACGATCATATTTTTTTGGTCCATCTATTTGTTTTTTAATTGTTCGTTAATATAATTAAAAGGATAATCATTTCAGAATACGTTGTTGTGATTCCTTTTATTTATAAGAAGGAATACAGTGCGTCTATATGTTATTTGTTTTTCGATAAAATAATTAGAAGAGTGATTATTTAGTTTTTATTTCGAAAGTGTCAGATTATAAGCATGCGTAGCGCGGGTCAAAGTCCCTAGTTGTTTTAAAGAAAAAACCTTGAATTAAGTAATTTCAACTTTAAATTAGTTGAATAtcatattttgaatttttttcattAATATGTCCGAATtaatctttttttctttttttccttaattttattataaaaataaccAACGATTATTCTTAGTTGGATTtcaaaagaaaaatatataaaaatattagtTGGAGATTATTTAGACTTGAGATCGGGCTGGTGGACCTTACACAAAGCAGCATTGGGTTTAGATAAACTCAGCCCAAAATCATCTGATAAACTCAGCCCAAAATCATCTGTACTTGCATATCAGATTGCATTATTCTAATTATTTCTTTAAGTATCCATTCTAACAAATGGAAGCTCTGTCAGTTGCGTGTTCGAGTTTTCCTCATACAACCATGAAATCAAGATGCTCAAATGAGAAACTAAGTCCAAAAATGAAACACCCGCATCGTCCTTTGTCTCACAAGGTATGTTATTTCATATATTTTGTTTGAAGTTTTTAAGTACAGTTTCTGCTCTATTTATCTTGTATTGTGTTAATATATAAATTGCTTATATTTTGGGTTTTTATATTTAAATGGTGTGAATTCAAGAATAAATAGTTCATGGGTTCTTGGAATTAGATATTTTTATgcaaattaaatattaaattagtACAAACTCAGTAGAAAACATGATATGGTGAACTACTTCATAAGTCAGTTATGCAAAACATAATTAGAAATGGACAACCTATATAGGAAGTATTTTTAGGACTCCGTAACTATGCAATACGTAAAGATCATGCAATTCGAGTTTTAATCGGATATTGTAATGTTCGAAATAATGAATGTTTTTTTTGAAGTTTACAatattgattttgaatttaattaAGTCGAAGTAACTTGTATCAGATATGATACTTCGGATGATGCAACTTGATATGGATGTATTAATAGGCAATCTTTTGGAACTACTATCaatgttttttttttaatttcgtTATTACTTTCTTTTGGTTTTGAACATGTGGTAGGAGATATTGTATTTTGTAGTGTATAACCATCATAGATTATCATAATTTGTCGAACACTTTTTACTTGGTCTGTAATCTTAGTTTCTTGTTTGCTAAATACCTCTTGCACCTCAATGTTGAATTGTTGATAGATTGAATCTCGCGTTTTGTTTGTAGCAACCTTGTTCATCTGTACCTCCAAGTCTCTTAACACCTATTTTGTCTGAATTTTTCGGAATTCTTACAAATGCATTATACGTGTCATCTGATAAACGATATTATTTCTGCATGTCAATTGTCAATCCATCATAAGAAGGTCCAATATATAAATGTGAAGAGCATGTGTGAGTATCGTTATATTTAGCCGAAAAAGGTGTTAAAGGTCTAATGCACAAACTTTTTAATGCTAGAGATCCAATTGATTTAACATTAAAGTGCTAGAAGATTGCAAAACTTTTTACAACATGATGTATGTAATGATAAGATTGACGGAGTCGCAGTTCACCAATATGTTATCGCCCGTCATGGAATGATATATTCAAATTCTTTTGGGAAAGTTGTTAGCAATACAGAAAGAAATACTGTTTCTATTGCATAGTGCTAAGTTGTTTCTATATAATCTTTTAAATACTATATTCTGAATTTCAGACAGTGCAACAGTGCATGTTGTTCACTTTTAGTTCGCTTTTGTTATACTATTATATAATTACTAAATATTCTTGAACAGTTACTTTGGAGTTTGAAACAACGAGCTGCAAATCATCCCTTGAGTCACTTTGATTGTTCTTCACAAATTCTAAATTTTAGTAAGAAAAAAATGCCTCATGCTGCTGAGGAGCTTGTTTTGGAGATGATATCTAAAGGTTTTTTACTTGATTATCCTACTTTGTCAGCTCTATTGTTATGTTATGCCAATAATGATTTACTCCCTCAAGCACAGGCCACTTGGGATGGAATTTTGTATAGTTCTTATGTACCAAATATCCAAATAATTTCTGCACTAGTTGATGCCTATGGCAGAGCGGGACTTTTTAATAAAGTGACTGAACTTTTGCATCAAGTAGGTTACAAGAACCCTAAATTGTTATCTGAGACTTGTGCAATCGCTATATCTTGCTTTGGGAAGGTGGGACAACTTAATTTGATGGAGAGGACAATGAAAGACATGACTTTAAAGGGTATCATGGTAGATTCTAAAACTGGAAATGAAATTcttgtatattatagcatgtaCGGATCGTTAACTGAGATAGAGAATGCTTATGGTCGCCTTAAAAGGTCAAGAATTCTCATAGAGGAAGAAGCAATACGGGCAATATCATATGCTTATATTAAGAATAATAAATTCTATAATTTAGGCGAGTTTATAAGGGATGTAGGTCTTGGTAGGCGAAATGTTGGAAATCTTCTTTGGAACGTCTTGCTACTGTCTTATGCCGCCAATTTTAAAATGAAAAGCTTGCAAAGAGAATTCTCGAGAATGATTGAATCTGGTTTTAGTCCTGATCTTACTACATTTAACATCCGAGCTTTGGCTTTCTCAAAAATGTCTTTGTTTTGGGATCTTCACGTAACCCTTGAGCATATGAAACACTATGAAGTAATTCCTGATCTTGTGACTTATGGTTCCATAGTTGATGCATATTTGGATAGAAGACTTGGAAGAAATTTGGGATTCCCCTTGAGCAATATGAGAACTGCAGATGCTCCTGCCGTGTCAACAGATAACATTGTGTTTGAAGTTTTAGGGAAAGGAGACTTTCACACAAGCTCCGAAGTCCTTTTGGAGTTTAACAGGCATAAATATTTGACCTACAAGAGGTTGATAAAAACATATCTAAAAAAACAATACCGAAGTAATCAGGTATTTTGGAATTACTAATAGGTCGCATTTTTGGATTAAGCATCTAAGCCACTTACATTATATTGAATATTGATAGGATGAGAAAATAGCTTCTTTTTTTCAATTCCTTGTAAATGTGCTATAGTAGCTGATGTTGGTGTCACAGTTATTTACTGCAAAGAATCAAAGAATGATTCCTTGTAAAGGTGGACCTTTTTAATGTTATAAGCTGTTCTGGCTTCTGATACCAAGGGAACTTCATTGTCCATTTTCTAGATGTTTGATCTTCTTAAAGTCTTGCCTGAAACCAAGGGAATATGAAGCACTTGATTTTTTATGGAACTCTCATTGATTAATTTAGTTCAGGGAGGCATGAAAACTACAGTTTAGCTTGCCCTTGGGTAATATGTCCTACCTTTCTATTCATTATTTGAGGTCTCTTATAACCAATAAGAAGGTTCACCAGGGGGTTCAGCACTTCAGTTTGAATTTTCATCTCCACAAAGCCTGCATAGACAATTGTTTGGGGTTCAGAGCCAGGTAAGAATTCTAATTTCTATCATATTAAAACTGGAAAGCAAAAAGGATGATAGTAGCCACAGATATTGAGACCAGTGCCACCATCACAAGTGATAAACAGGATAAACAGAGGAAAATGGTTTGAACTTGTAGTTTTACCAAGGAAGGACGTTAAGGCAACCCATTCAGGCGTCTCTGACTGAATGGACATATAGGAAAGGGTTCATTGTAAATATCTCCCTCTGTAAATAAGTAATTTTGTCTTCATTGCTAGAGATGAACAATCTTGATGAACAACATAGCAAAAAGCGTGATTCTGGCATAGGATGATTTTAAACGAAATTGCAGTTGCACTACTTGGTTAAACTTTGGCGTACTTGTAGAATTATATGTGGATTTTATGGAGCTCTGTCACTTATTTTAGTGTAAGTTTGGATGCTGGAAGATATGTATAACCAATAGTTTAACGAGTACCTCGCGTAGTCGTATAAATTCCTTTCTTCCCGGTCTCACTGAACACTTATGCTATATGTATAAAATATGTGTATAATCAACTGTGGTGAGTTTTTCAGGGATTGGAGCATCCAATTGAATGGAATACATGAAATGTTTTTGTTTTGGGTTTCTTTTGCTAATTTACGTAGTTTTAGTAGTGAATCTGGAATTGAGCCTGAGAACTTGTTATGAGCTGCATCAAACTTGTTTAGTCCAGTCTAGACCTGGCAATGTGGTTGCAAAACCATGAATCCTAACCAAACCAGTCTAGAATTTTAAATTTGGACCATGAAAAAATCACATATTTGAATTGAGATTGGTTTGGTTTCATATCACACTTTTATCTACTAAAATGGATTGGAAAGTGTGATAACCATATGTGAACCAGATTTATAGATTCGCTTCTTTTGTCTCCTACTTCTAAAATAATTAGTATGCCTGATGTGCTGCTGCTTACTTACAAacagtgtgtgtatatattgcaGAAAATAGACCGGTCATAGAATTACGGTCAAAGaccaaataaaataaaacatgATTAGGTACTGCTAATTGTTACATATTGTTTATTGTTAATTTTACTataattaaaatttgaaaattactGCTTACCAACTCGACATAAAATATAAATGACCACCAATTTCTTAGAATTGTAAATATCAATTTTTTGTCTAAGGTCGATATATCAAATTAATATCAACAGGTAATATAAATTTCCAACAAATTACAAAATATTAAACAAACTTtatgaaataaaaatatttattttaagtatGTATTACAAATATGGTTAATCAATATTTCAATCCAAATCAATATAAAACCAAACCAAATTGAATCCATATTTAATAAAATATGGTTAGAATATGGTTTTGGTTCATAAACCAAACCAAATCCATATTAACGATGCAAAACCAAACCAAATCCATATTTTGCCAGGTTTAGTCCAGTCATCATCCTAGCATACACAGATCTTATTGACTTCTTTAGCATTATTTATATTTGCTATATCTCCTTCAAATTGATTTTTTCGTTTGCACCAGAGTTGTTAAATGTGCCAAATTGATGAGAAATCTTGAGGCGGTAGCGGAGAGATTCAAAGCTTTAAATATCAATGCAAGGCTTAAAAAACCCCATCAATATATTTTTTTAAGGCATGTAGACGACGTATCATACTAAATTTtggagatatatatatatatatatatatatgaaatagCTTTTTATATCATTTACTTGAAAAATCTCCTCCAAGTAACTTTTTTAAAATTAGTTTTTTAACAAAAAAGTTATTTCAAAAAGCTAACTATCAAACACTAATATTAGAGATTTTATTTGGTCAAATCTCTAATTTGATTTACATAATAAAAGTCGATTTTTGaagaaataaatattaatttgttGAAGTTTTTTCACTTATACCCTTCATACTGTTACCCAACTCTCTTTAATTGTTATGCAACTTTCAATAAGGATAGTTTTAAAATAATGTCAACATATTGGTATCGAAAATTAAAATTGAACATATATTATGGAACATATTGCGTCTGTGAGGAGGCCCCTTACAGTTTCAGACTTGTAGGTTACCGTTTGTCAAATAACACCCAACCTTGATCGGGTGGTTTGAGGCATCCCCTTCCCGACTCAACACTACAGCATTGTAGCATTGACGAGTGAAGATGTAAAATGATTTTTCGGTTTTTAAGTACAGTTAAACTCTATAAAATAATAGGGTTGACACTgagaaaaaatattactttaataAGTTTATTATTTTATCAGTAATAAAAATATATTGTGCCCATTATGTTGGGATcagaaaaaaatattattttaacgaaattattattttaacaattATTATTTACTCGAAATTTAACTGTACATGAATACCTGATTTGGATTATAAATGTAGATAACAAATTGCTCGTGTGAGATATGCATTTATTTATGAGATAATAAGTACATTTATAAATTTTCTTAGGTTTTGGATCAGGCCAGCTTAGCTGaattatacaaatattttatattaattttagcATTAGCAtcatatttattaataatttaggTGAGCCCCATATCTTCATCTCCTCCCATAAATCATAACATAATGATTAATGATCTATGTGTATCTAGTGGGGAATAACTAGCAAATAAGAAGAAGTGAAGCTGCTAACTTTGTAGACGTATCCACTATATTATATATACCCAAAGTGATGTCTTCAATCGGTTGATGTTGATCAAACTTTTTATATGCCCGGGACCACTACGCATATCTCGCTTACAAGTATACAAAATATATTAAAGTGGGGTGTTAAAGTTCATGTAACATAATTTTTGTCAGCGTATTTTTTTTTCAACAAAAGAATATATTTAATTCAAACGATCAAAAGATAGAGACTCCAACAAACACGTAGGAGGGGACGTGAAATCAATAGGGAAATGAACTAAACATGGGATTCTAGCTAACTCGTGAGCGACCCTGTTAGCATTTTTCCGGATAAAACTAATTCTAACCTGAGGCAAGCAACTCAGTTTCTGTTTGCAATCATCAATAACATCACCAACTTCTAATATATATTCTTTCTCACCTGTGATAGCTGTGACGGCAAGCAACGACTCTGATTCCAACTCAAAATTCGTACTATGAGATTGATATACCTTAATCCAAGACAAAGCCTCACTTATTCCAATGGTTTCTGCTTCAAAAACGGAGTTCACCATGGGCAGACTAACACTCCTTCCTGCAATGAACGAACCAAGATGGTCCCTCAAGACCATTCCAACTGTGAAGGTGCTTGCATTCTGAAAGACAGACGCGTCCACATTCACTTTGAGGCCACCTGTTTGTGGACAACGTCGTCTACTTTCAAATCTCTGAGCATTTCCAGTTGAACGGGGAAGAGATGAAGCCTGAATTTTCTTCGCTTGAATCCACTCCGTATACTTACTAAAACTATTATCCATGGTATACACAGCAGTTACATGTTTACCATCCCAAACACGTTTATTCCTCCAAAACCACAGACTCCATAAGACAATGCAGATCTTTACAATCTCATCAGAAAGAGCAGAGCTAATTTTATCCAAGAGCCAATCATGAGCATTTTCTATAGAACTCCAATCATACCATAGGTTGACATGGCGCCAATAATCTGCAGCAAAAGCACAGTCAAAAAAGAGATGGGCCATATGTTCAATATCAGCACAACACATCGGGCAGGTGATAGGGACCCTCACGCCTCTAGAACTTAGTCTCATTCGAACTGGTATAACATTTCGACAGAAACGCCAAACAAAAATCTTCACTTTAGGAGGTAATCTAAGGTACCACACTTTGTTCCAACCCACAGACTGAGGGATTGATACCTCACCATAATTCAAGTTAAACCAATAATGATAAGCAGATCTAGCACCGTAAACTCTATTTTTTGATGCCGTCCAAACAACTCTATCCCTAGCCTCACGTTGAGGGATATAAAGAGCCAGAATTGCATCTGCATCCTCTTTGAGAAAATTATGTCTTACTAATTCTGCATTCCATGTTTTCTCCCCAGGTCGTAACAAACTTGACACTTTCTCCATTCTACCATCATAGATCGAATGTTGCTCAACACAAAAATTGATTTTTGTCCTGAGCCAAGGATCTTTTGTAGCAATGATGTCATTCCCATTGCCAATAATCCATCTAAAACCTTTAACCAGCTCCTCTTTAGCAGTCCAGATCCCCGACCAAATGAAACTAGCTCCCTGCCCCTTCACAGCTTTAAGAACATCCATCTGAGAAAAATAGCGAGCTTTAAACAGCCTTGCCACCAAAGTATCAG carries:
- the LOC141693303 gene encoding pentatricopeptide repeat-containing protein At3g42630-like isoform X1; this encodes MEALSVACSSFPHTTMKSRCSNEKLSPKMKHPHRPLSHKLLWSLKQRAANHPLSHFDCSSQILNFSKKKMPHAAEELVLEMISKGFLLDYPTLSALLLCYANNDLLPQAQATWDGILYSSYVPNIQIISALVDAYGRAGLFNKVTELLHQVGYKNPKLLSETCAIAISCFGKVGQLNLMERTMKDMTLKGIMVDSKTGNEILVYYSMYGSLTEIENAYGRLKRSRILIEEEAIRAISYAYIKNNKFYNLGEFIRDVGLGRRNVGNLLWNVLLLSYAANFKMKSLQREFSRMIESGFSPDLTTFNIRALAFSKMSLFWDLHVTLEHMKHYEVIPDLVTYGSIVDAYLDRRLGRNLGFPLSNMRTADAPAVSTDNIVFEVLGKGDFHTSSEVLLEFNRHKYLTYKRLIKTYLKKQYRSNQVFWNY
- the LOC141693303 gene encoding pentatricopeptide repeat-containing protein At3g42630-like isoform X2, with translation MEALSVACSSFPHTTMKSRCSNEKLSPKMKHPHRPLSHKLLWSLKQRAANHPLSHFDCSSQILNFSKKKMPHAAEELVLEMISKGYKNPKLLSETCAIAISCFGKVGQLNLMERTMKDMTLKGIMVDSKTGNEILVYYSMYGSLTEIENAYGRLKRSRILIEEEAIRAISYAYIKNNKFYNLGEFIRDVGLGRRNVGNLLWNVLLLSYAANFKMKSLQREFSRMIESGFSPDLTTFNIRALAFSKMSLFWDLHVTLEHMKHYEVIPDLVTYGSIVDAYLDRRLGRNLGFPLSNMRTADAPAVSTDNIVFEVLGKGDFHTSSEVLLEFNRHKYLTYKRLIKTYLKKQYRSNQVFWNY